From the genome of Triticum aestivum cultivar Chinese Spring chromosome 1A, IWGSC CS RefSeq v2.1, whole genome shotgun sequence:
GGAGGCTACGGGCGTCGCCTCTGTTCGATAAAACACAGAGGAGCTGCGGCGCTGGAGCTCACGACGCTGGCTCGCGAGGGACTCTGGCGAAGCGGAGAGGCAGGGGACGGACACGGGAAAGCGCGGGAGGCCCGGATCCTCCAGATCCGATGGCGCTCAGCTTgtggaggccggcggcgagctACACAACCATGGAAGCTGTTGTTGTCTGAAGAAAAAAGACAGAGAAGTTCAGAGGGGAAACAAGGGAAGAAGAGGGACCGCAGGGACATGGTAGGGGCGCGACGGCCTGAGGAGAACCTGCGGTTCGGTAGCGAAGAGACGAGGAAGAGAGCGGGTTCGGTGGGGCGCTCGCCGGCGCAGCTGCCGGAGAAGAACGACAGATGACGCGGACGGTCATGGGATTTTGTTCTTGGTTGCGAGGAGGCTCGGCAGTGACCTGGTCGCGGGTCCGACGGACCTCCGATGGTGCGGGCAGCAGCAAGATGGTGAGGCGCGGGCGCTGAGTGGCTCCACGGCGGCTGGAGACGGGTCGCCAGCGACGGGGTCGCGCGGGCGCGCGCTGTGCAGGGAGGAGCTCGGGCGACAGGGACGGCTTCGGTTGATGGTTCTCTGACGTAAAAAGAAAACCATCGAGAGAagtgagagggagaagagagaagcagGAAAGGAAAGGGCGGCGCAGGGCTTATCTGCTGGTGGTGGTTGCCGGCGGCGAGGTTCGCCGGGGCAGCGGGGTCACGAGGAGGTCGGAGGCGACACAGACATGGACGAAGGAGCTCGAGCTGCAGGAGAGGGCTCGTCTCCTTGCGCGGGCGCACGAGGCAGGGCCTCTGGCAGCAACTTGGTGGGATCAAGGGGATGAGTGGAGTGCTCCGGCTGGATGGATTGATGGGACAAAGAaattggggatggatcccgagagatTTTGAGTGGGTGGCGGTGGCAGACACAGGATGGATGGGACAgatccctaggttttagggttgctCACTATTTATATTGCAAAGCGATTTAGCGTAGAGGCTATCACGTCcctacgatcgcaatcggacggtcaggaaaaataggctagggagtccaaataagaaaacggtgatgttttgcagatgtttggggatgatccggacacaccggtgacgactgcccgggtcgggtccggggaagtttcggacgcgcacgtgaggggtcgGTGTACTGTGCCAAAAAGGGGTTTTCGGACTGTGCGGTCGCATCGGACGGCTCTGGACACGAAGAGGGGTAGGTGGATGGGCTAGGCGGGCTGTGgcgaggctgagaggagagaagagagagagggcccggcagcaattttcggagaccaaaaacgtccgacgttagaccggcagtGGTGCCGCTATAGTTATACTTTGGGGCATCAAAcggatgaaatttgacaggcggtctacctacactaaaataagaccgcacgccaactttcaacccattccgagaacattttccggccacttataaaatatctcggacatgccgcgggcgcgggcgagtgtggttggactcagaacggacaacggacggaactgggggaacccggacggatgcaagttttgaaaacatgatgatgcaatgcatatgatgacatgataaaatgcaacacgcaagcaaatgacatggcaacaatagcgaataactggaagacacctggcgcatcggcctcggggcgtcacaccaagtctcccggatcatgttcggtgagaaaatcatgttcccgaaggtttcattccgtttggactccgtttgatattccttttcttctaacCCTAAactaggcaaaaacagcaattctgggctgggcctccggttaataggttagtcccaaaaaataatataaaggtggataataaagcccaataatgtccaaaacagtagataatatagcatggagcaatcaaaaagtatagatacattggagacgtatcacgaagcGCGGTGGCGACGGAGTGCAGATCGATGGaggggaagctacggcgcacccctacctggtgcgccaaatgtcggatgtggggttccggcaaacccttaaggttcgaacactggggtgcgcgcgaagtcttttcctcccaccgatctacgccctagctcgctaagatctcacggatgaactcaacgaactcgcaacacagaaagacacaagatttatactggttcgggccaccgttgtggtgtaataccctactccagtgtggtggtggtggattgcctcttgggctggtgatgaacaatacaaggggaagaacagcctcctgaggttgaggtgttcttgtgcttggctaacttgtgtgtaTGGGGATGATCTTCCGGATACCTCCCCtgcccatggtggtggctagtcctacttatagaggccctggtcctcttcccaaatattgagcgggaagggatccaacaacggcgggctaatttgaaggggggcagctagtacaagccatcctgacaaaagtggtcttcgcctgccaaaggctctggtggtgatgtcgtcttgggctccacgatgacctccgtcttgccgtccttctagtcttggtcttgttgcaccgatatggcaacctttgcatgatgcctcggtactcctcgcctgcgcaggcctccctagcaccaaagtggaaacaaggacgttgcgcctactggcgcccgcctggtgccgatcgtcatggcacacgtcatgagagcctcatgaggtttgcctcgccctgatatctccgctccttgtgagcctgcctgactaggccactccagaggaggtcttgtgtcatccgcctcacgaggcttggcccctcgcgagggtcttggatgccttgttgatgaagatgggtcatacggcctgctggcttagccacgccgcaggcaagcaagtctagggacccccgttcctagaacgctgacacaaggcattcctccggtatctgggagttgc
Proteins encoded in this window:
- the LOC123179106 gene encoding uncharacterized protein translates to MGRGGICPIHPVSATATHSKSLGIHPQFLCPINPSSRSTPLIPLIPPSCCQRPCLVRPRKETSPLLQLELLRPCLCRLRPPRDPAAPANLAAGNHHQQISPAPPFPFLLLSSPSHFSRWFSFYVREPSTEAVPVARAPPCTARARATPSLATRLQPPWSHSAPAPHHLAAARTIGGPSDPRPGHCRASSQPRTKSHDRPRHLSFFSGSCAGERPTEPALFLVSSLPNRRQQQLPWLCSSPPASTS